From the Hyalangium ruber genome, the window CCTTCAGCGAAGAGGTACGATGGCCGGCGTGTGCGTGCCATGATGGCAAGTCCAAAAGAATTGGCAGGCCGTCCACGGAGGTCCCCCCCATGCAGAGCCCTCCAAGCCCCGAGCCCACGCAGCACCCCTCGCAGCGCCCGCTCAACCGGCAGGACATCAAGACGCTGTCCCTGGCGGCGCTGGGCGGCGCGCTCGAGTTCTACGACTTCATCATCTTCGTGTTCTTCACGACGGTGATCGGCCAGCTCTTCTTTCCGCCCGACACCCAGGACTGGCTGCGCCAGCTCCAGGCCTTTGGCTTGTTCGCGGCCGGCTACCTCGCCCGTCCCCTGGGTGGCATCGTGATGGCGCACTTCGGTGACCGCACGGGCCGCAAGCGGATGTTCACGCTGAGCGTCTTCATGATGTCCGTGCCGACGCTGTTGATCGGCTTGCTGCCCACCTATGCCACGGCCGGCTATGCGGCACCCCTGGCCCTGCTCGTGCTGCGAATGCTGCAGGGCGCGGCGGTGGGCGGCGAGGTGCCGGGTGCCTGGGTCTTCGTCTCCGAGCACGTCCCCGAGCGCCGCGTGGGCTTCGCCTGCGGCACGCTCACCTCCGGGCTGACGTTCGGCATCCTGCTGGGCTCGCTGGTGGCGACGGCGATCAACAAGCTCTACACCCCGGAGCAGGTGCTGGCCTTCGGCTGGCGCATCCCCTTCCTGGTGGGGGGCGTGTTCGGCTTCCTGGCCGTGTTCCTGCGCCGCTGGCTGGCGGAGACGCCCATCTTCGAGGAGATGCGCCAGCGCCGCGCGCTGGTCCAGGAGCTGCCGCTCAAGGCCGCGCTGCGGGGCCATGGCCTGGCGGTGCTGGTGTCCATGCTGCTCACCTGGGTGCTCACCGCCGGCATCGTGGTGGTCATCCTCATGACGCCGACACTGGTGCAGAAGCTCCACGGCATCGCCCCCGCCCAGGCGCTGGAGGCCAACACCCTGGCCACGCTCAGCCTCACCGCGGGCTGCATCGCCTTTGGCATGCTCGCCGATCGCCTGGGCACCGCTCGGGCGCTGGGCATTGGCTGCGCCGTGCTGCTGGTGACGACCTACGTGTTCTACCGGGGCGTGGCCGCCAGGCCGGAGCACCTCGCGCCCCTGTACGCGCTGGTGGGGTTCTGCGTCGGCGTGGTGGGCGTGGTGCCCACGGTGATGGTGCGCGCCTTCCCCGCGGCGGTGCGCTTCTCGGGGCTCTCGTTCTCGTACAACGTGGCCTACGCCATCTTCGGCGGCCTGACGCCCCTGGTCGTCACCCTGATGATGAAGTCGAGCCCCCTGGCGCCCGCCCACTATGTGGCGACGGTGTGCGGGGTGGGCCTCCTCGTGGCGCTCTACCTCCGCAGCGCGAGCGCCGCGCGCTACGCCGTGGTGCCCCCCGCCTAGCCGCCACGCCCACGCGGGTCAGGCCCAGGCACACCCCGCTCAGTGCAGGGCCCCGGGCTTCGGGGGCTCCTCCTGCGCGCGCTCGCTGGGGGCGAGCGGCAACCGGATCGTGAAGCAGGCGCCTCCTCCCGGCCGGTTGTGCGCGGTCACCATCCCGTCGTGGGCCTTGACGATCTCCCGGACGACGTAGAGGCCAAGCCCCAGTCCACCGTAGTGGCGCACCTCGGCGGCCCGCTCGAACCGCTCGAAGATGCGCGACAGGTCCGCCTCGGGAATCCCAGGTCCTCGGTCACTGACCTCCAGGACGGCGGTGTCCTCCTCCTGGACGAGCGACACCTCGATGGGCGCATTGGCCGCGTACTTGATGGCATTCGACAGCAGGTTGGTCAGCACCTGCTCGACGCGGAGGCGGTCCCACTTGCCCGAGAGCGACTCCGGGACCTTCACCAAGAGCTCGCAGCCCGCCTGGGTGGCGGCCTCGCGCAGGCGCTCGCCGGCCTCGCGCACGGCCTCCGAGAGATCGAAGCGCTGCGGGTTCAGCTCGAAGCGCCCGGTGGCGATCCGCGAGACGTCCAGCAGCGCCTCGATGAGCGCGCTCAGGCGCTCGCTGCTCCGGGCCGCGCGGTCCACCTTGCTCACCACCCGCGCGTCCAGCGCCTCGACGCGGTCGCGCAGGCTGTGCAGCTGGAGCTGGAGCGCGGTGAGCGGCGTCTTGAGCTCGTGGGAGGCGATGGACAGGAACTCGTCCCGCAGGCGGAGCGCCTCCTGGGCCTGAGCCACCCGCACGCGCTCTTCCTCCAGCTTGCGGCGTTCGGTCAGGTCGCGCGTCACCTTCGCGAAGCCACTGTGCCGACCCGCCGAGTCATGGATCGCCGTAATCACGACGCTCGCCCAGAACCGCGTCCCGTCCTTGCGCAGGCGCCAGCCCTCTTCCTCGAAGCGGCCCTCGCGCAGCGCCACCTCGAGCTCGCGGTCGCACTTGCCGGCCAGGATTTCCTCCTCCGGGTAGAAGCGGGTGAAGCGCTGACCGATGATCTCCTCGGCCCGGTAGCCATTGATGCGCTCGGCGCCCTCGTTCCAGGTCACCACGTACCCGCGCGGGTCCAACATGAAGATGGCGTAGTCCTTCACGCCCGAGATGAGGAGGCGGAAGCGCTCCTCGCTCACGCGGAGCTGCTCCTGGGCCCGCCGGCGCTCCGTGAGGTCCCGGGTGACCTTCGAGAAGCCTCGCAGCGTCCCGGAGGCATCTCGCACCGCCGAGATGATGACGTCCGCCCAGAACCGCGTCCCGTCCTTGCGCAGGCGCCAGCCCTCGTCCTCGACCCGGCCCTGCTCCACGGCCTGACGCAGCAGCCGCTGGGGTCTGCCCGCGAGGCGATCCTCGGGCGTGTAGAAGCGCGAGAAGTGCTGCCCGATGATCTCCTCGGCGCGATAGCCCTTGGTGTGCTCGGCCACGGCGTTCCAGGTGCTGACCCGGCCCTCGGTGTCGAGCATGAAGATGACGTAGTCGCGGATGCTCCCCAGCAGCAGCCGGAAGCGCTGCTCACTCTCGCGAAGCTGCTCCTCCGCCTTGCGCCGCTCCGTCAGGTCTCGCGCCACCGTCGAGAAGCCCACCAGCTGGCCCGAGTGCTCACGGATGGGAGTGATGATGACGTTGGCCCAGTACAGGACCCCGTCCTTGCGGACGCGCCAGCCCTCCTCCTCGAAGCGGCCCTCGGCCAGGGCCAGCTCCAGCGCTCGCTCACACCTGCCCGACACCACCTCCTCGGGTGGGCAGAACAGGGAGAAGTGCTTCCCGAGCACCTCCTCGGCCCGGTAGCCATTGATGCGCTCCGCACCCAGGTTCCAGCTGGCGATCCTCCCCTGGGGGTCGAGCATGAAGATGGCGTAGTCGCGGACGCTCTCCACGAGCAGCCGCGATGGATCCACTGAGCAAGGATTATTCTGCGTGTGTACTTCCGGCGCGTTCCCGGAAGGGGCCAGCGCCCGCTTCTCATCAGTCATCTCGGCTCCGAGATGGGGGGGCAGCAAAGCTTCTCAATCTGGGGTCTGCGTCCATTGATGACAAGTCCTCAAAGTGCTCCGCGAGCCTGGAGGCGAACCCTCCCTCGCCTGGCCGGGTACTCAACCTCTGTGCGGAAGGAAAAAAGCAGGGTAGATGCACTCCGGGTGGGAGTCCTCTCTTCAGGATGCTCCAGATTCCCACCCGGGTTCTCTCATGATGCTGGCCTACCCCATGCCTTTGTGTGTGGCACCGATGATGGATTGGACAGACCGGCACTGCCGGTTCTTCCACCGTCAGATCAGCCGGCACACGCTGCTCTACACGGAGATGCTCACCACGGGCGCCGTCATTCACGGCGACCGGGAGCGGCTGCTGGGCTTCACGCCCGCCGAGCACCCCGTGGCGCTCCAGCTCGGAGGCTCGGAGCCCGCGCAGCTCGCCGAGGCGGCGCGCATCGGCGAGGAGTGGGGCTATGACGAGATCAACCTCAACGTCGGCTGCCCCAGCGACCGCGTGCAGTCGGGCCGCTTCGGCGCGTGCCTGATGGCCGAGCCCGAGCTCGTCGCCCGGCTGGTGGCCGCCATGCGCGAGGCGGTGCGCATCCCCGTCACCGTGAAGTCGCGCATCGCCATCGACGAGCTGGAGGAGTGGCCGACGCTCGAGAACTTCGTCCGCCTGGTGTCCGCCGCGGGCTGCTCGCGCTTCATCGTGCATGCGCGCAAGGCGTGGCTGAAGGGCCTGAGCCCCAAGGAGAACCGGGACGTGCCCCCGCTGCGCTACGAGCTGGTCCACCGGCTCAAGGCGGAGTTCCCCCACCTGGACATCAGCATCAACGGCGGGGTGAAGAGCCTGGACGCCGCCGCCGAGCACCTGCGCCACGTGGACGGGGTGATGATCGGCCGGGCCGTCTACGAGAACCCGTACCTGCTGGCCGAGGCGGACCGGCGCTTCTTCGGCGCCACGGAGGCCCCGAGAGAGCGTCACGCCGTGGTGGAGGCGATGCTGCCCTATATCGAGGAGCGCCGTCGGGACGGAGCGCCGCTGGGCTCCATCACCCGGCACATGCTGGGGCTCTTCCAGGGGCTGGCGGGGGCGCGGGCCTGGCGCCGGCACCTGAGCGAGAACGCGCACAAGGCGGGCGCGGGCCCCGAGGTCGTCACCGCCGCGATGGCGCACGTCCCCCGGGGCGCCTCGGGCCAGGTGGCGGCCTAGGCCTCCAACTCCTCGAAGCTCGTAATCCCGTCGATGACGGCGGCGGCGATGCACGCGGGCCCCTCCAGGGCCGTGAAGTCGTGCGCGCTGCCCTCGTCCTTCTCCAGCAGCTCACCGGGCCACACCTCGTGCCCGGAGTCCTCGCGGAAGCCTCCCTCCAGCACCAGGTTCCACTCCCGCCCATGGTGGGTGTGCCGGGGGAAGCGCACCCCCGGAGGGACACGCACGAAGGCCGCCAGCATCCCCGCCTTCGCCGGGCCCGTCTCCACCGGCAGCAGTTGAATGGCCTCCGTCGGGCCGGGCAACCACGCGGCCGCGTCGCTCAGGGACTCCAGCACCGCCAGCGCCCGCTCCCGGGTGATGTCCAGCAGCGCGGCCACCTTCTCCGCGAAGCGCGCGAAGCGCCCCGGCGACTCCATGGCCGCCACCACCCGCTCCAGCACCTGAGGCGGCGGCAGCGCGGGTACCGCCAGTGTCGTCAGCGCCTCCACCGCGGGTGAAAGCCGGGCCACCTCCGCCCGGCACGCCTCGCAGGTGGCCAGGTGACGCTCGGCTGCCTGCCGGGCGTTTGGCTCCAGCGTGCCCAGCAGCAGGTCCGGCAGGATGTCATCCAGGTGGGTCATCTCGTGTCACATTTCCCCAGGTCTTCCTCTGTCTACGGACACGGCTACCCGGTGGATTTCCTCTCCTACACCGCCACGCCGAAGTCCCGTAGCGCGCTGTTGAGGCTCGTCTTCTGGTCGGTGCTCTTCGTCCGCTGGCCGATGATCAACGCGCAGGGAACCCCGTACTTCCCGGAGGGGTACTCTTTCTCGCGCATTCCCGGAATCACCACGCTCCGCGCCGGCACCCGTCCTTTATAGACGCGCTCTTGAGGGCCGGTGACGTCGATGATCTGCGTGGATGAGGTGAGCACCACGTTGGCGCCCAGCACCGCCTCCTCCTCCACCACCACGCCCTCGACGACGATGCAGCGGCTGCCGATGAAGGCCCCATCCTCGATGATGACGGGCGAGGCAGAGGGCGGCTCGAGCACCCCGCCCAGCCCCACGCCGCCGGACAGGTGGACGTTGCGGCCCACCTGCGCGCAGCTGCCCACCGTGGCCCAGGTGTCCACCATGGTGCCGGCGCCCACGCGCGCGCCGATGTTCACATAGCCCGGCATCACCACCGCGCCCTTCTCCACGAAGGCGCCGTAGCGCACCACGCCCGGAGGCACCACGCGCACGCCCGCCTTGTCCAGGCCCTTCTTGAGCGGCACCTTGTCGTGGAACTCGAAGGGGCCTACCTCCATCACCTGCATCTCCGACACGGAGAAGAACAGGAGGATGGCCTCCTTCACCCAGGCGTTGACGCGCCAGCCCTCGGGGCCCTTCTCGGCCACGCGCAGCTCGCCCGCATCCAGCCGCGCCAGCGTCTCGCGCACCGCGGCCACGGAGTCGGCTTCCTTCAGCTTCGTCCGATCGGCGAACGCCTCGGACACCTTCTGGGACAGGGCTTCAATGGAGGACATGGCCCCGTGTTGAACCACAAATCCGTCCCGCCCGCCGCATTCTGAGCTGTCTTCAGGAGCCCGCGTGTCCGGTGCTGGCGGCCTCGGCCAGCGGATGGACCTGCGTGGGGATGTCACGCTGCAGCCGGTCCCCCAGGGGCTCGCAGACCTCGGAGGGAGTCCCCCTCACGTACACGCTGCCCCCCGTCACCCGCGCCACCCGCGCCAGCGGCACCGCGAACTCCCGCCGCGAGAAGCGCCACGGCCGCACGTAGAGCACCTCGCGGCCAATGAGTCGCACCCTGCCCAGCCGCTCGCCCTGCTGCGTCTGCACCCGCATGCCCGCTTGGATGGAGCGCCGCTCCAGCGGTGAATCCCACCATGCCATGTGTCACCTCCATCACCCGCCACGTTCAAAGGTGCGGCGGAGAACGGATGGGGGCGACCGCAGGGCAGGCTCCAAAGCGCCCGATTGCTCGAACGCTGCAATCTTTCGATCGCTTCGCTTTGGCTACACGAGCAATCACAGGGACTTAACGTTCTCCTGGTTTCTCTTGGACCAGCCATGCACCCTGCCTCACGGACTTCACGGACGGGGGTTGCTGCATGGAAGCATCCTCTCAAGCCCGTCGGTACGTGCTCCTGGTGACGGCCATCGCCGCCGCTGGAGCCTCCGGCTGCTACGGGCAGGCGACGTTGGAAGTACCTGGCTACGAGGTGCCGACACGCGATGGCGTGCCGGTGTACGACGGAGACAACCCACCGCTACCCGTGCTGGAGCAGGACGGCTCGATCGTCTGCGCGAGCGCGAGCGCTCCCGACACGGTGACGCTGGCGAGCATCGCCGCGGACTTCGAGCGCCAGGTGCAGCCGGCCATGCTGAACGAGAGCTCGGGCTGCATCTCCTGCCACGCCACCACCAGCGGCCGGCTCTTCAAGGTGAGCCCGAACGGGGTGGAGACGTTCTACGCGGCGCGCGCCGCGGGCTACCTGCGCACCTCGGCGGGCTCGCTGCTCTCGCGATTGATCACCACCGACGAGAGCGCGCGCATGCCGCGCGGCCAGCCCTCGTGGAACGCTCGGGAGCTCGCCGCGCTGGCCAGCCTCACCTGCCAGCTGGCAGCGGTGGAGGCCCGCTCGCCGCAGACGCCGCCGGACGAGGAGTTCCCCCCGGCGCTGCTCCAGCCGTACTCCGGCCCGCCCGTGGCCTCGTATGACAACCCCTTCCTCAACTTCGTGCAGCTCAAGGGGAAGGTGAAGCTGGTCTTCAACGACAGCTGGGTGCGCAACAACGTGGACAAGTTCGCCCAGCGCGTGGGGCTCTTCGGCGGCGTGGACTATGAGCAGTACTTCGTCGAGGCGCGCGTGGCCACGCCCGACTTCCTGCTGGGCCTGGACGAGCTGGCCCTGGACGTGTGCGGCGCGGCGGCCACCAACCGCACCGGCCCCTTCGCCGGCGTGGACACCAGCGCGGGGCTCGTGGACACGCCCGCCGCCACCACCCGCACCTTCCAGGCGGAGAACTCCCAGGACCTGACGCCCAGCACGGGCCAGACGGCGGGCACCGGGTGGAACCTCTACACCACCGGCACGCTCACCACGACGCAGGCGCACGTCATCGGCTACGGCGGCACGTACCGCTTCACCGTGCGCGCGCGGGGAGACCTGTGCGGCTCCGAGCCGCCGATGATGGAGCTGCGCATGGACGGCGCGCAGGTGCAGGCCTGGGGCGTGAACACAACGGCCTATACGGACTTCGTGCAGACGGTGACGGTGCCCGCGGGCAGCCACGTGCTCTCGGTGGGCTTCACCAACGACTACAACCAGGAAGGCGTCTGCGACCGCAACCTCTACGTGGACTTCCTCCAGGTGACGGGGCCCACGGAGCCGCCCTCCGGTACCGCGCGGGCGGACGCCGCCAAGGTACACGTGAACACCCTCTATAAGAGGATGCTCTACCGCACGGCCACCGCGCAGGAGCAGGCCAACGGCTACGCGCTGCTCCAGGACCTCTTCACCATGGAGGCCAGCGTGCCCAAGGCGTGGAGCGGGCTGTGCGAGGGGTTGATGCGCTCGCCGGACTTCCTCTTCACCCTGCCGCCTTCGCACGAGACACGCTCGGGCCTGGAGCGCCAGCGGCTGCTGCTGGTGAAGCTGGCGCAAGACCTCGTGGGCCGCCCGCCCAACGCGGCGGAGCTCTCGGCCTTCGAGAGCGGCAGCCAGAGCTGGGAGCAGATGGTGGAGACGTACCTGGGCTCGGCGGAGTTCCGCGCCTACTACTTCCACAAGATGCGCATCCGCACCGAGAGCGAGGGCACGGCGGACACGGACGAGCCGGCGCGCCTGTGGACGTACCTGGCCACCACCGGAGCGCCGATGCAGGAGCTGCTCACGGGCGACTACTCGGTGGCGCTCGACTTCAGCAAGGTGCCGCGCGCGACCGAGCACGGAAACACGGGCGTGCTCACCATGAAGGGCTTCATCCAGAACAAGCCGGGCCTGCCGCGCTACAACTACGCGGCGCGGGTGATGACCGACTTCATGGGCACGCTCTTCGAGGTGCCCTCCGAGGTGTTCGACATGCGCGGGGCGGCCACGGCGGCCTCCACGGTGGACCCGACGAGCATCTGCTTCTCGTGTCACCAGACGCTCACCCCGCTGTCGTACCAGCGCATGCGGTGGGACGACGCGGGCAACTACCGCACCACGGACGACCAGGGCCGCCCCATCGACGACAGCGACCGCGGGCTCGTGGGCGTCTACGCCTACAAGGGCCAGGGCATGGAGGCCTTCGCCCAGCAGGCGGTGAAGAAAGAGCCCTTCCTGCGCCGCACGATCAACGCGCAGTACATGCTCTTCTTCGGCCGGGAGATGCGGTACAGCCTGGACGAGCGCGGCATGTACAAGCGCTTGTGGGACGTGGCGCACGCGTCGGAGGGCAACCTCAAGGCCGTGCTGAAAGCGATTGCCCTCTCTCCCGAGTACACCCACCTCTGAAGCACCTCCAGGGAGCCGCACCATGAACCGCCGCCGATTCCTCGCTGGCGCGCTCGCCGGCACCGCCATCAGCACGCTGGACTGGCTCCGCTTCTTCCGGAGCTTCGGCGTGCCGGGCACGAAGAAGGAGCTGGGCATCGCCGAGGCCGCCGCCGCGGAGCTCAACGCCACGCCCCACTTCCTCATCTACTGGTTCCAGGAAGGGGGCTGGGACGGGTACTCGATGTTCAACCCGGTCCACACGCCCAACGACGCCGCGCGCATCATCCCCGCCGGCACGCTGCTGCCCGTGCCGGGCTGGAGCCAGCACCGCTACCGGCCGAAGAACTACGGCACCAGCCCGCTCAACCCGCCGCGCACCTCGGGCAACATCACCTACGGCTACCTGGCCGAGGACGGGCTGCCGCTCTTCCCGGACATGGCGGTGGTGTCCAGCCACAACGGCAACACGTTCCACTCGGGCGGCCGCTGGGAGTACCACTACGGCCGCTACAGCTCATCCCTGTCCGGCTATCGCCACCCGGACGAGCGCACGGTGATGCAGGCCTTCTGCGAGGCGTACGGCACCGGCTACCTGCTGCCGCACGTGAGCTGGCACCGCTGGCTCTCGGATGGCGAGCTGTCCATCCCCTCCTACCCCGAGGGTACGGGCTACTACGAGAAGCTCGGGCCGGTGCATGCGCACACGCTCTACGGCAAGACGCCGGCGGACATGCGCAACCGCCTCATGTCCCTGGGCAGCATCGCGCAGGGCCAGCGCGGGGCGCGCATCCGCCAGTTCACCGACAACCTGCAGGCCAACTTCCTCAACGAGAAGAACGGCGAGTCGGTGCGCGCCTTCTCCTCCGCGCTCACCATCCACCGCGCCCTCACCGGCGGCAGCGCCCCGGACATCAACCCGCAGACGATGTTCAACGACACCACGCTGCGCTCCGAGTTCGGCGTGGCGGCCACGGATGAGACGACCGAGTCCTCCTCCATCAACGGCAACCCCGCCCGCTCCAAGGAGACGCCCAACACCAACGTCCAGGCGCTGATGACCTACGAGCTGATGACGAAGGGGCTCTCCATCGGCTTCTTCATCGAGAACCGCGGCCTGCGCATGTACGACACGCACAATGACCGCCGCACCATCATGAACAACAAGGGGCAGCAGGATCAGCTCAACATGGCGCGCAAGCACCTGTGGTCGCCGCTGAAGACCCTGGTGGCGAAGCTGAAGGCCACTCCCTACGGCGACACGGGCAAGAGCTACTACGACTTCACCACCATCGTGCTGGCCTCGGAGATGGGGCGCACCATCACCGGCGACGTGCAGGGCATCCTCACCAACGCGGGCCTGAGCGACGTGCAGAAGTACGACGAAATCATGGGCCAGGACTGCTGCCAGCACTGGCGCGTGAGCAGCGCGGCGTTCCTGGGCGGCACGGTGCGCGGCAACACCCAGTGGGGCCGCGTGGGCAGCGCCTCGCTGGAGGGCATTCCCCTCATGCCCAACGGCACGCTGGATCCGGCCTATGACCCGGACACCGGC encodes:
- a CDS encoding carbohydrate-binding domain-containing protein; translated protein: MEASSQARRYVLLVTAIAAAGASGCYGQATLEVPGYEVPTRDGVPVYDGDNPPLPVLEQDGSIVCASASAPDTVTLASIAADFERQVQPAMLNESSGCISCHATTSGRLFKVSPNGVETFYAARAAGYLRTSAGSLLSRLITTDESARMPRGQPSWNARELAALASLTCQLAAVEARSPQTPPDEEFPPALLQPYSGPPVASYDNPFLNFVQLKGKVKLVFNDSWVRNNVDKFAQRVGLFGGVDYEQYFVEARVATPDFLLGLDELALDVCGAAATNRTGPFAGVDTSAGLVDTPAATTRTFQAENSQDLTPSTGQTAGTGWNLYTTGTLTTTQAHVIGYGGTYRFTVRARGDLCGSEPPMMELRMDGAQVQAWGVNTTAYTDFVQTVTVPAGSHVLSVGFTNDYNQEGVCDRNLYVDFLQVTGPTEPPSGTARADAAKVHVNTLYKRMLYRTATAQEQANGYALLQDLFTMEASVPKAWSGLCEGLMRSPDFLFTLPPSHETRSGLERQRLLLVKLAQDLVGRPPNAAELSAFESGSQSWEQMVETYLGSAEFRAYYFHKMRIRTESEGTADTDEPARLWTYLATTGAPMQELLTGDYSVALDFSKVPRATEHGNTGVLTMKGFIQNKPGLPRYNYAARVMTDFMGTLFEVPSEVFDMRGAATAASTVDPTSICFSCHQTLTPLSYQRMRWDDAGNYRTTDDQGRPIDDSDRGLVGVYAYKGQGMEAFAQQAVKKEPFLRRTINAQYMLFFGREMRYSLDERGMYKRLWDVAHASEGNLKAVLKAIALSPEYTHL
- the dusA gene encoding tRNA dihydrouridine(20/20a) synthase DusA; this encodes MMLAYPMPLCVAPMMDWTDRHCRFFHRQISRHTLLYTEMLTTGAVIHGDRERLLGFTPAEHPVALQLGGSEPAQLAEAARIGEEWGYDEINLNVGCPSDRVQSGRFGACLMAEPELVARLVAAMREAVRIPVTVKSRIAIDELEEWPTLENFVRLVSAAGCSRFIVHARKAWLKGLSPKENRDVPPLRYELVHRLKAEFPHLDISINGGVKSLDAAAEHLRHVDGVMIGRAVYENPYLLAEADRRFFGATEAPRERHAVVEAMLPYIEERRRDGAPLGSITRHMLGLFQGLAGARAWRRHLSENAHKAGAGPEVVTAAMAHVPRGASGQVAA
- a CDS encoding PAS domain S-box protein gives rise to the protein MTDEKRALAPSGNAPEVHTQNNPCSVDPSRLLVESVRDYAIFMLDPQGRIASWNLGAERINGYRAEEVLGKHFSLFCPPEEVVSGRCERALELALAEGRFEEEGWRVRKDGVLYWANVIITPIREHSGQLVGFSTVARDLTERRKAEEQLRESEQRFRLLLGSIRDYVIFMLDTEGRVSTWNAVAEHTKGYRAEEIIGQHFSRFYTPEDRLAGRPQRLLRQAVEQGRVEDEGWRLRKDGTRFWADVIISAVRDASGTLRGFSKVTRDLTERRRAQEQLRVSEERFRLLISGVKDYAIFMLDPRGYVVTWNEGAERINGYRAEEIIGQRFTRFYPEEEILAGKCDRELEVALREGRFEEEGWRLRKDGTRFWASVVITAIHDSAGRHSGFAKVTRDLTERRKLEEERVRVAQAQEALRLRDEFLSIASHELKTPLTALQLQLHSLRDRVEALDARVVSKVDRAARSSERLSALIEALLDVSRIATGRFELNPQRFDLSEAVREAGERLREAATQAGCELLVKVPESLSGKWDRLRVEQVLTNLLSNAIKYAANAPIEVSLVQEEDTAVLEVSDRGPGIPEADLSRIFERFERAAEVRHYGGLGLGLYVVREIVKAHDGMVTAHNRPGGGACFTIRLPLAPSERAQEEPPKPGALH
- a CDS encoding PRC-barrel domain containing protein, translating into MAWWDSPLERRSIQAGMRVQTQQGERLGRVRLIGREVLYVRPWRFSRREFAVPLARVARVTGGSVYVRGTPSEVCEPLGDRLQRDIPTQVHPLAEAASTGHAGS
- a CDS encoding cupin domain-containing protein, which encodes MTHLDDILPDLLLGTLEPNARQAAERHLATCEACRAEVARLSPAVEALTTLAVPALPPPQVLERVVAAMESPGRFARFAEKVAALLDITRERALAVLESLSDAAAWLPGPTEAIQLLPVETGPAKAGMLAAFVRVPPGVRFPRHTHHGREWNLVLEGGFREDSGHEVWPGELLEKDEGSAHDFTALEGPACIAAAVIDGITSFEELEA
- a CDS encoding MFS transporter; translation: MQSPPSPEPTQHPSQRPLNRQDIKTLSLAALGGALEFYDFIIFVFFTTVIGQLFFPPDTQDWLRQLQAFGLFAAGYLARPLGGIVMAHFGDRTGRKRMFTLSVFMMSVPTLLIGLLPTYATAGYAAPLALLVLRMLQGAAVGGEVPGAWVFVSEHVPERRVGFACGTLTSGLTFGILLGSLVATAINKLYTPEQVLAFGWRIPFLVGGVFGFLAVFLRRWLAETPIFEEMRQRRALVQELPLKAALRGHGLAVLVSMLLTWVLTAGIVVVILMTPTLVQKLHGIAPAQALEANTLATLSLTAGCIAFGMLADRLGTARALGIGCAVLLVTTYVFYRGVAARPEHLAPLYALVGFCVGVVGVVPTVMVRAFPAAVRFSGLSFSYNVAYAIFGGLTPLVVTLMMKSSPLAPAHYVATVCGVGLLVALYLRSASAARYAVVPPA
- a CDS encoding 2,3,4,5-tetrahydropyridine-2,6-dicarboxylate N-succinyltransferase; protein product: MSSIEALSQKVSEAFADRTKLKEADSVAAVRETLARLDAGELRVAEKGPEGWRVNAWVKEAILLFFSVSEMQVMEVGPFEFHDKVPLKKGLDKAGVRVVPPGVVRYGAFVEKGAVVMPGYVNIGARVGAGTMVDTWATVGSCAQVGRNVHLSGGVGLGGVLEPPSASPVIIEDGAFIGSRCIVVEGVVVEEEAVLGANVVLTSSTQIIDVTGPQERVYKGRVPARSVVIPGMREKEYPSGKYGVPCALIIGQRTKSTDQKTSLNSALRDFGVAV